The proteins below come from a single Dermatophilaceae bacterium Soc4.6 genomic window:
- a CDS encoding RNA polymerase-binding protein RbpA: MADRTLRGTNLGSLSMESDANVVPSERLMTTYVCPQGHRIELPFSIEADVPPVWECRCGQEAKLLDGPEVEFKETKHVRTHWDMLLERRSIPELEVLLEERLTLLRQSRGEKPPRKRSA, from the coding sequence ATGGCCGATCGCACACTCCGAGGAACCAACCTGGGTTCGCTGAGCATGGAGTCCGACGCGAACGTCGTGCCCAGCGAGCGCCTCATGACCACCTATGTCTGCCCGCAGGGGCACCGTATCGAGCTCCCCTTCAGCATCGAGGCCGACGTGCCGCCGGTGTGGGAGTGCCGTTGCGGTCAGGAGGCCAAGCTGCTCGACGGTCCAGAGGTCGAGTTCAAGGAGACCAAGCACGTGCGCACCCACTGGGACATGCTGCTCGAGCGTCGGTCCATCCCCGAGCTCGAGGTGCTGCTCGAGGAGCGCCTGACCCTGCTGCGCCAGTCGCGCGGCGAGAAGCCTCCGCGCAAGCGGAGTGCCTGA